Within the Arthrobacter sp. V1I7 genome, the region ATGGCCGACACCTAGCAACACGGCCGCAAGGAAAAGATGAAGGGACTGAGCTCGGTGTATTACCGGACTCAGTCCCTTCAGGTCCAGCTCTCAGGTGAGCTGGTCATATTGTGGGTGTGTTATTTCTTTTCGGGGAGGAACATTGCTTTTTCCAGCGGTGTCACGGTGAGTGATTTGAGCTGCGCGGTCCCGCCTTCGGCGAAGAGGGCCATCTTGTCGGCTCCCGGGTTGGGGAATACCTGGTCGGTGATGGTCTTCAGGCCGTTCTGGGCGAACACCTCCACGGAGGAGCGGTCGAGGTAGATCCGCATGGTGATGTTGCCGTTCTTGTCCAGCGTGACGGGGGCGTCCTCGATGGAGGCGAAGGCCGGGTGGAATGCGGTGTTGCCGGAGTTTGTCCGGTCAACGAACATCTTGCCGGTAGTGGCGTCGTAGCCGATGACCGTGGATGACTGTCCGTCGCCGAGGACGGTGATGCCGGATTTTGTTGCGGTACCGGGGGCGAAGGTGATGTCCACCAGCTGCACCTGGCCTGCCGACTGTGCAGGCAGCGGGTGCGTGCCTGCTGAAATCGGGCCGCCCTTCTTGTCGTTGTAGGTGACTTTCCCTCCCAGTTTTTCGACTTGCTTTACGGCGCTTTGGGTGAGGCGGGGGCCGTCAGGGGTTTGGGTGAGTTTTACTTCGCGGGGAAGGGCCATGGCGCTGCGCCAGGGGCTGGTTGGGGTGTTGTTGGCGTAATCCCAGTTGCTCATCCAGCCCAGCATGATCCGCTTGTCGTCGGGCATGTTGGCGAAGGATACGGTGGCGTAGTAGTCCCGTCCGTAATCCAGCCAGTCATAGGACTCCAGACGGGAAGTCGCTGGGGTGGAGCTTGCTGTGAATTCGTCCGCGAGTATGTGCCCCCAGCCGAACCTGTTGTTATCGACAACCTTGATTTGTGCCTGCTGGCCAACGAATTCCTTGACATCCCATGATGCCCAGTCCAAGGATTCACTGTCGTTGCCGGTGGCCGTACGGACCACCTGTTCGTTGACTACCAGATTCACCGTTTCTTCATCGGACCTGGGAACAGCTGCGGTGTCGGTGAGCATGACGTGGTCAAGGGTCAGGTGTCCCCACCCGCCGGTAGCTTCGTCAACGATCCGCAGCTGGGCGTTTTGCCCGGCGAATTCGGAGACGTCCCAGCCTTTCCAGTTCAGCAACCCGGCATTGTCGCCGGCCAGGGAGCGGACCACGTTGCCATTAATCAGCAGTTCGACTGCGAGGGTCTGTCCGAAGTCCGCCGAACGGTTGCCGCCTCCGACCAACATGCTCATGAAATTCTTCGTGATGGGGAACTCGGGTGATGTCAGGGTACCTTGGCGGTCATCACCGGGCACGGTGCCGGTTTCGAACGTGTTAATCCGTTTGGCGCCAATGTAATAGTCCCCACCGCTGGTGGCTGGCTGGAAATTGGGGGTCAGGTCTCCTGTGCCGGTCCAGCCGGCATCGGCCAGCGTAGTTCCCTCGGGAACCTCAAAGCCTTCAAACTTGAGCTCTCCCTCGGGCGGGTTATTGTCCAGCTTGTCGGAGACATGGGGATGCTTGCCTCCGCCTACGAGGAAGTTCAAGTAGTCGTCCGTCACGGTGAATGTGGGTGACTGCATGGAACCGAGGGGCCAGTCCCCGTCATTGAAGGAGTTGATCAGTCCGCTGCCGCCGAATCCGGTCACGGGGCTCTGACCGGGCAGGGAACCGGTCGCCGGGGCGTCACCGAAGGGGCCATTCTTCCAGTTGCCCGGTTCGTTGTTCACCGTCCAGCCGTTGTAGGTTCCGTCGTTGAATCCGGCCACGACTGTTCCGGCCGGTGGGGCAGGGGCTGGTTCGGTGGTTTCGGAGGTGAACGTGGTGCCGTCGAAGTTGCCCACGAAGTACTGGACGGCTGAGCCTCCAGCGACGCCGCCGGGGTTGATGCTGACTATCATGACCCATTTGACGTTGTTCGGGTCACCGTCAACAGCCAAGGGGAACAGGTCGGGGCATTCCCACTGCCCGCCAGTGGCGTTGGCGGGCCCGAAGTCGCTCAGTGCGGTCCAGTCCTTAAGGTTGTCGGACTTGTACAGGACAACCTTGTGCTCCTGCGATTCCACCGCGGTCATGACCCAGTAGCCTCCGCCGGCCGGGTTGTCGTACCAGAACACTTTGGGATCACGGAAATTGGCTGAATTCCGGTTCAGCACGGGATTGCCGTCGTACTTGGTCCAGGTCTGGCCATCGTCCAGGCTGTAGGCCAGGGACTGGGCCTGGAGCCCGCGGTGCGGGGACGCTTCCTTATAGGCGCTGGTGTAGATCGCGATCAGCGGCGGGTTCTCGGCGGTGCCGAGTCCGGACGTGTTGTTTTTGTCCACGACGATGCTGCCGGAGAAGACATCTTCCTGTGCATCGGTGGAGATGGCCAACGGCTGCTCTTCCCAGTGGACGAGGTCCTTGGACGTGGCGTGGCCCCAGGACATGTTCCCCCAGGTGTTCCCGGAGGGGTTGTGCTGGTAGTACAGGTGGTAGACGCCCTTATGGAAGACGAGCCCGTTGGGGTCGTTCATCCAGTTCTTCTCGGGCGTGTAGTGGATGGCCGGCCGGTGCTGCTCATCCCCGAGTTCGGCGGCGGAGGCGGGCATGGAACCAGCCAGTGCTGCGGCGAGCGAGAGGCTGGCCAGTGTCAGTGCAGAGACGCTGCGCGTCCTCCGCATTGTGGATTGTTTCATGTTGCTTGTGTCGCCCTTCATTGCGCGTGTCTAGCCAGTAGACAACGTTGTCAGTCAGTGCGTTGGACACTAAAAGATGTCTAGCGGACAAGTCAACGGTCATTTTGTGCCGATTTTTTCAGGTTCTGACCGAGGTGC harbors:
- a CDS encoding GH32 C-terminal domain-containing protein encodes the protein MKQSTMRRTRSVSALTLASLSLAAALAGSMPASAAELGDEQHRPAIHYTPEKNWMNDPNGLVFHKGVYHLYYQHNPSGNTWGNMSWGHATSKDLVHWEEQPLAISTDAQEDVFSGSIVVDKNNTSGLGTAENPPLIAIYTSAYKEASPHRGLQAQSLAYSLDDGQTWTKYDGNPVLNRNSANFRDPKVFWYDNPAGGGYWVMTAVESQEHKVVLYKSDNLKDWTALSDFGPANATGGQWECPDLFPLAVDGDPNNVKWVMIVSINPGGVAGGSAVQYFVGNFDGTTFTSETTEPAPAPPAGTVVAGFNDGTYNGWTVNNEPGNWKNGPFGDAPATGSLPGQSPVTGFGGSGLINSFNDGDWPLGSMQSPTFTVTDDYLNFLVGGGKHPHVSDKLDNNPPEGELKFEGFEVPEGTTLADAGWTGTGDLTPNFQPATSGGDYYIGAKRINTFETGTVPGDDRQGTLTSPEFPITKNFMSMLVGGGNRSADFGQTLAVELLINGNVVRSLAGDNAGLLNWKGWDVSEFAGQNAQLRIVDEATGGWGHLTLDHVMLTDTAAVPRSDEETVNLVVNEQVVRTATGNDSESLDWASWDVKEFVGQQAQIKVVDNNRFGWGHILADEFTASSTPATSRLESYDWLDYGRDYYATVSFANMPDDKRIMLGWMSNWDYANNTPTSPWRSAMALPREVKLTQTPDGPRLTQSAVKQVEKLGGKVTYNDKKGGPISAGTHPLPAQSAGQVQLVDITFAPGTATKSGITVLGDGQSSTVIGYDATTGKMFVDRTNSGNTAFHPAFASIEDAPVTLDKNGNITMRIYLDRSSVEVFAQNGLKTITDQVFPNPGADKMALFAEGGTAQLKSLTVTPLEKAMFLPEKK